The Janthinobacterium lividum genome has a window encoding:
- the ggt gene encoding gamma-glutamyltransferase: MITLKPLALSLTLLGALAASPVFAEVPQKAPEIATAYAEKSGWAAQKFMVAAANPLAADAGYQMLKKGGSAIDAAIATQLVLTLVEPQSSGIGGGAFLLYSTAKGVQAFDGRETAPAAADEHLFQNADGSPVSRATGVVGGRSVGAPGVLRMLELAHKEHGKLPWATLFGPAIKLAHGGFPVSQRLNGLLSWDQALKRDPVAAAYFYDQDGKPWPVGHVLKNPQLARTLREIARGGADSFYQGRIARDIAAKVASHPTNPGKLTATDIAGYRAKVREPVCSDYKAWTVCGMPPPSSGGIAIAQMLGMLEVKDIRPYAPVDGVLDAQAIHLFSEAGRLAYADRNRYVADTDFVPLPGNGVASMLDKTYLAQRASLIVEKSMGRALPGTPPGMQVAWGMDNALQRPSTSHLVAVDAFGGGLSMTTSVEDAFGSRQMVDGFLLNNQLTDFSFDSRDADGPIANRVEAGKRPRSAMSPTLVFEKGTHKLVLATGSPGGSSIINYVAKVLVGTMDWGLNVQQAINLPNFGSRNGPTELEKGRAPAAQVEALQAMGHEVRVIEQNSGLQGIMRLNAHGKDFWFGGADPRREGMVRGD, from the coding sequence ATGATCACATTGAAGCCGCTGGCGCTGAGCCTGACCTTGCTGGGAGCGCTCGCTGCCAGTCCCGTATTTGCCGAGGTGCCGCAAAAGGCGCCGGAAATCGCCACCGCGTATGCGGAAAAATCGGGCTGGGCGGCGCAGAAATTCATGGTCGCCGCCGCCAATCCGCTGGCCGCCGATGCCGGCTACCAGATGCTGAAAAAGGGCGGCAGCGCCATCGACGCGGCCATCGCCACGCAGCTGGTCCTCACCCTGGTCGAACCGCAATCGTCGGGTATTGGCGGCGGCGCTTTCCTGCTGTACTCGACCGCCAAGGGCGTGCAGGCCTTCGACGGACGCGAAACGGCGCCTGCCGCCGCCGATGAACACCTGTTCCAGAATGCGGACGGCAGTCCCGTCTCGCGCGCCACGGGCGTGGTGGGCGGGCGTTCCGTGGGCGCGCCGGGCGTGCTGCGCATGCTGGAACTGGCGCACAAGGAGCATGGCAAGCTGCCGTGGGCGACCCTGTTCGGTCCTGCCATCAAGCTGGCGCACGGCGGCTTTCCCGTCAGCCAGCGCCTCAACGGCCTATTGAGCTGGGACCAGGCATTGAAGCGCGACCCTGTCGCCGCCGCGTATTTCTATGACCAGGACGGCAAGCCCTGGCCCGTTGGCCACGTGCTGAAAAACCCGCAGCTGGCGCGTACCCTGCGCGAGATCGCGCGCGGCGGCGCCGACTCTTTTTACCAGGGCCGCATCGCGCGCGACATCGCCGCCAAGGTGGCGTCGCATCCGACCAATCCGGGCAAGCTGACGGCGACCGACATCGCCGGCTACCGGGCCAAGGTGCGTGAACCCGTCTGCAGCGACTACAAGGCCTGGACCGTGTGCGGCATGCCGCCGCCATCGTCGGGCGGCATCGCCATCGCGCAGATGCTGGGCATGCTGGAAGTGAAGGATATCCGGCCCTATGCGCCCGTCGACGGCGTGCTCGATGCGCAAGCGATCCACCTGTTCTCGGAAGCGGGGCGCCTGGCCTACGCGGACCGCAACCGCTACGTGGCCGACACGGACTTCGTGCCGTTGCCGGGCAATGGCGTCGCCTCGATGCTCGATAAAACCTACCTGGCGCAGCGCGCGTCGCTGATCGTCGAGAAATCCATGGGCCGCGCCTTGCCTGGCACGCCACCCGGCATGCAGGTGGCGTGGGGCATGGACAACGCCTTGCAGCGCCCGTCGACTTCGCACCTGGTGGCCGTGGACGCCTTCGGCGGCGGCCTGTCGATGACCACCAGCGTGGAAGACGCGTTTGGTTCGCGCCAGATGGTCGATGGCTTCCTGTTGAATAACCAGCTGACGGATTTCTCATTCGATTCGCGCGATGCGGACGGCCCGATTGCCAACAGAGTCGAGGCGGGCAAGCGCCCGCGCAGCGCCATGTCGCCTACCCTCGTGTTTGAAAAGGGCACGCACAAGCTGGTGCTGGCGACGGGCTCGCCCGGTGGCTCGTCCATCATCAATTATGTCGCCAAGGTGCTGGTCGGCACCATGGACTGGGGCCTGAACGTGCAGCAAGCGATCAACCTGCCGAACTTTGGCAGCCGCAACGGCCCGACGGAATTGGAAAAGGGGCGCGCCCCTGCCGCGCAAGTCGAAGCGCTGCAGGCGATGGGCCACGAGGTGCGCGTCATCGAGCAGAATTCCGGCTTGCAGGGCATCATGCGCCTGAATGCGCACGGCAAGGACTTCTGGTTTGGCGGGGCCGATCCGCGGCGTGAAGGCATGGTGCGGGGCGACTGA
- a CDS encoding Hpt domain-containing protein — MQRRIRVAFVADLEGRLRELDAALAAQDKDNAGRLLHGLKGSAAYLDETQLHMLCTEMEEAADGGRWTQVALHLPQLRALLAQIAVSDETM; from the coding sequence CTGCAACGGCGCATCCGCGTCGCTTTCGTTGCCGACCTGGAGGGGCGCCTGCGTGAACTCGATGCCGCCCTGGCGGCGCAGGACAAGGACAACGCCGGGCGCCTGCTGCATGGTTTGAAGGGCAGCGCCGCCTATCTCGATGAAACGCAGCTGCACATGCTGTGCACGGAAATGGAAGAGGCGGCGGACGGCGGCCGCTGGACGCAGGTGGCCCTGCATTTGCCGCAATTGCGCGCACTGCTGGCGCAAATAGCCGTTTCGGATGAGACGATGTAA
- a CDS encoding two-component regulator propeller domain-containing protein produces the protein MRVFRRVCDVALLLILLLGGPAAAAPAPTLRFDQLSVDQGLAQESVLAIAQDRQGYMWFGSQSGLSRYDGYRMVVYKNIEGDKTSLADNWVGELHVDSQGQLWVGTDNGLDRFDAASQTFIHYVPAEKSKRGNGNRHIHAILDDGARGFWIATSDGLQHFDPATGVFRTWHHEEGNPHSLGDNEIKALALDAQQRLWIGTVTGLDMLAPGSERFEHFAVDTAPGSKYNVIQSLLIDRQQNLWIGTMAGAERWRLGGAGQPPQARVRFGEKHGFSAIRVASLYQDVDATVWLGSNADGLFRWLPGSDTFLQYRHQTGDKFSVADNQLSSLYRDRAGTFWVGSWYNGVSRVDLGSGGFSRMARAPGDVGALADKKVRAVADAGNGKLWLATKGGLKLYDTRDGSSRLFDLRSSPGMSRDEQITTLYKAPDGVLWVGGSTGLHRFDPALGRFFTMRFAAGDPNSDTIRNIVSDRSGMLWVSTRGGVHRFDPVGKGFTTYRHDPANPNSLSDNMVRPVLEDGKGRLWIGSFHGLDLLDRASGHFRHFRHDPQNPQSLSHDEVHFLHEDKRGVLWVGTANGLNRMDIDAKGEIRFRRFLRKDGMADDAVASILGDDNEQLWLSTNSGITRLDMRSALFRNYDSADGTVEGSYFDGAALRASDGTMYFGGFNGMTAFVPQDIHDNRVPPLVAITELQIFNKPVAIGRGEFAHVLRTAIDHTRKLVLTSRESVFSLEFAALHFAAPQRNMFAYRLEGFDQDWVMTDAGRRFATYTNLDAGNYVFRVKAANKDGVWNESGATLSITILPPFWKTWWFRTLMAALLLGVVYGAYRQRVRALRHQQNELEKQVSERTAELQSKEIEVLAQSEKLAQVNSSLTKNEESLRQAKRKAEDATRQKSEFLANMSHEMRTPLAGVIGMLGFALRDGQLHDATREQILRGQANAQSLLVIINDLLDFSKIEAGKLSIENIDFALGAAIETVVSLFEEQAAARSIGFSIDFAPDLPPFVVGDPTRLRQVLVNLVGNAFKFTQRGGVSVCVERAGVASGSGGHRVNLIRFTVSDSGIGIDAEAMARLFQKFEQADASTTRRYGGTGLGLAICRQLVELMEGEIEVASTPGQGSTFAFTLPLADGVAPPLVPQVALAPHSHQLRVLCAEDFPTNQIIIRVMLEELGHRVDVVANGVLAVAACVHTRYDLILMDGRMPEMDGATATRLIRVGGWPDQPVRDQELMIVALTANASEEDRSRYLGVGMDDFLSKPVDEAALHGLLARAIERQLQRGFMLPRMPLDAPRAAAGGRPNSMPCSASRRQLPSRRLPRPSAAANCNGASASLSLPTWRGACVNSMPPWRRRTRTTPGACCMV, from the coding sequence GTGCGGGTATTTCGACGTGTTTGCGATGTTGCCTTACTGTTAATTCTGCTGCTGGGCGGCCCAGCTGCCGCGGCGCCTGCGCCCACCCTGCGTTTCGACCAGCTCAGCGTCGACCAGGGCCTGGCGCAGGAATCGGTGCTGGCCATCGCCCAGGACCGGCAGGGCTATATGTGGTTCGGCAGCCAGTCTGGCCTGAGCCGCTACGATGGCTACCGCATGGTCGTCTACAAGAATATCGAGGGCGACAAGACCAGCCTGGCCGACAACTGGGTCGGCGAGCTGCATGTCGATAGCCAGGGCCAGTTGTGGGTCGGTACCGACAATGGCCTGGACCGCTTCGACGCCGCCAGCCAGACCTTCATCCATTACGTCCCTGCCGAAAAGAGCAAGCGCGGCAACGGCAACCGGCATATCCACGCCATCCTCGACGATGGCGCGCGCGGCTTCTGGATCGCCACCTCGGACGGCTTGCAGCATTTCGACCCCGCCACGGGCGTTTTCCGTACCTGGCACCATGAAGAGGGTAATCCGCACAGCCTGGGCGACAATGAAATCAAGGCGCTGGCGCTGGACGCGCAGCAGCGCCTGTGGATAGGCACGGTAACGGGCCTGGACATGCTGGCGCCGGGCAGCGAGCGTTTCGAGCATTTCGCCGTCGACACGGCGCCCGGCTCGAAGTACAACGTGATCCAGTCGCTGCTGATTGACCGTCAGCAGAACCTGTGGATAGGCACCATGGCCGGCGCCGAGCGCTGGCGCCTGGGCGGCGCCGGCCAGCCGCCGCAGGCGCGCGTGCGTTTCGGTGAGAAGCATGGCTTTTCCGCTATCCGCGTCGCCAGCCTGTACCAGGATGTCGACGCCACCGTCTGGCTGGGCAGCAATGCCGATGGCCTGTTCCGCTGGCTGCCCGGGAGCGATACCTTCCTGCAGTATCGCCACCAGACGGGCGACAAATTCAGCGTCGCCGACAACCAGCTGTCGTCGCTGTACCGCGACCGCGCCGGCACCTTCTGGGTCGGCTCCTGGTACAACGGCGTGAGCCGGGTCGACCTGGGTAGCGGCGGCTTTTCGCGCATGGCGCGCGCTCCCGGCGATGTGGGCGCGCTGGCGGACAAGAAAGTGCGCGCCGTGGCCGACGCGGGCAATGGCAAGCTGTGGCTGGCCACCAAGGGCGGCTTGAAACTGTACGACACGCGCGACGGCAGTTCGCGCCTGTTCGACCTGCGCAGTTCGCCCGGCATGTCGCGCGACGAGCAGATCACCACCTTGTACAAGGCGCCGGACGGCGTCCTGTGGGTGGGCGGTTCGACGGGCTTGCACCGCTTCGATCCGGCACTGGGGCGCTTCTTCACCATGCGCTTTGCCGCCGGTGACCCGAACAGCGATACCATCCGCAATATCGTGAGCGACCGCAGCGGCATGCTGTGGGTCTCGACGCGGGGCGGCGTGCACCGCTTCGACCCCGTTGGCAAAGGCTTTACCACCTACCGCCACGACCCGGCCAACCCGAACAGCCTGTCCGACAATATGGTGCGGCCCGTGCTGGAAGACGGCAAGGGGCGGCTGTGGATAGGCTCCTTCCACGGCCTGGACTTGCTCGACCGCGCCAGCGGCCACTTCCGCCATTTCCGTCACGATCCGCAAAACCCGCAGAGCCTGAGCCACGACGAAGTGCATTTCCTGCACGAAGACAAGCGCGGCGTGCTGTGGGTGGGCACGGCCAATGGCTTGAACCGCATGGATATCGACGCCAAGGGCGAGATCCGCTTCCGCCGCTTCCTGCGCAAGGATGGCATGGCCGACGATGCCGTCGCCAGCATCCTCGGCGACGACAACGAGCAGCTGTGGCTGAGCACGAATAGCGGCATCACGCGGCTCGACATGCGCAGCGCCCTGTTTCGCAACTACGACAGCGCCGATGGCACTGTGGAAGGCTCGTACTTCGATGGCGCGGCCCTGCGCGCGTCGGATGGGACCATGTATTTCGGCGGCTTTAACGGCATGACGGCGTTTGTGCCGCAAGATATCCACGACAACCGCGTGCCGCCGCTGGTGGCCATCACGGAGCTGCAGATCTTCAACAAGCCGGTGGCCATCGGCCGCGGCGAGTTCGCGCACGTGCTCAGGACGGCCATCGACCATACGCGCAAGCTGGTGCTGACCAGCCGCGAAAGCGTCTTTTCGCTGGAATTCGCAGCCCTGCATTTCGCCGCGCCCCAGCGCAATATGTTCGCCTACCGGCTCGAGGGCTTCGACCAGGACTGGGTCATGACGGATGCGGGCCGGCGTTTTGCCACCTACACCAACCTCGATGCCGGCAACTACGTGTTTCGCGTCAAGGCGGCCAACAAGGACGGCGTGTGGAACGAGAGCGGCGCCACCCTGTCCATCACGATCTTGCCGCCGTTCTGGAAAACCTGGTGGTTCCGCACCCTGATGGCGGCGCTGTTGCTGGGTGTCGTGTATGGCGCGTACCGCCAGCGCGTGCGCGCGCTGCGGCATCAGCAGAATGAACTGGAAAAGCAGGTCAGCGAACGCACGGCCGAGTTGCAGAGCAAGGAAATCGAAGTGCTGGCCCAGTCGGAAAAGCTGGCGCAAGTCAACAGCAGCCTGACGAAGAACGAGGAAAGCCTGCGCCAGGCCAAGCGCAAGGCCGAGGACGCGACGCGCCAGAAGTCGGAATTTTTGGCCAACATGAGCCACGAGATGCGCACGCCGCTGGCCGGCGTGATCGGCATGCTGGGCTTTGCCCTGCGCGACGGGCAGCTGCACGACGCCACGCGCGAGCAGATCCTGCGCGGCCAGGCCAATGCCCAGTCGCTGCTGGTGATCATCAATGACTTGCTCGATTTTTCCAAGATCGAGGCGGGCAAGCTGAGTATCGAAAACATCGATTTCGCGCTCGGTGCGGCCATCGAGACGGTCGTCAGTCTGTTCGAGGAGCAGGCGGCCGCGCGCAGCATCGGTTTCTCCATCGATTTCGCGCCGGACCTGCCGCCCTTTGTGGTGGGCGACCCGACCCGCTTGCGCCAGGTGCTGGTCAACCTGGTCGGCAATGCCTTCAAGTTCACCCAGCGCGGTGGCGTCAGCGTGTGCGTCGAGCGGGCCGGCGTGGCCAGCGGCAGCGGCGGACATCGTGTCAACCTGATCCGCTTTACGGTCAGTGACAGCGGCATCGGCATCGACGCGGAGGCCATGGCGCGCCTGTTCCAGAAGTTCGAGCAGGCCGACGCCAGCACTACGCGGCGCTACGGCGGCACGGGACTGGGCCTGGCCATCTGCCGCCAGCTGGTCGAACTGATGGAGGGCGAGATCGAGGTGGCCAGCACGCCGGGGCAGGGCAGTACCTTTGCCTTCACCTTGCCGCTGGCCGATGGTGTGGCGCCGCCGCTGGTGCCGCAGGTGGCGCTGGCGCCGCACAGCCACCAGTTGCGCGTGCTGTGCGCGGAAGACTTCCCCACCAACCAGATCATCATCCGCGTCATGCTCGAAGAACTGGGCCACCGTGTCGACGTGGTCGCCAACGGCGTGCTGGCGGTGGCGGCCTGCGTGCATACGCGCTATGACCTGATCCTGATGGATGGGCGCATGCCGGAGATGGATGGCGCCACGGCGACGCGATTGATCCGCGTAGGCGGCTGGCCCGACCAGCCCGTGCGCGACCAGGAACTGATGATCGTGGCCCTGACGGCGAATGCCAGCGAAGAAGACCGCAGTCGCTATCTTGGCGTCGGCATGGATGATTTCCTCAGCAAACCGGTGGACGAGGCGGCGCTGCATGGCTTGCTGGCGCGCGCCATCGAGCGCCAGCTGCAGCGCGGTTTCATGTTGCCGCGCATGCCGCTGGACGCGCCGCGCGCCGCCGCAGGGGGCAGGCCGAACTCGATGCCTTGTTCGGCATCGCGCCGTCAGCTCCCGTCACGACGCCTTCCCCGTCCATCCGCAGCAGCGAACTGCAACGGCGCATCCGCGTCGCTTTCGTTGCCGACCTGGAGGGGCGCCTGCGTGAACTCGATGCCGCCCTGGCGGCGCAGGACAAGGACAACGCCGGGCGCCTGCTGCATGGTTTGA
- a CDS encoding AMP-binding protein produces the protein MSSDPSPTTASPQDNFARTHLPPRALWPQLCLDLPELQYPPRLNCVAALLDAAVASGGGGRTAILADGQRWTYAELARQVDRIAHVLCSDLRLIPGNRVLLRGANTPMMAACLLAVLKAGCIAVPTMPLLRARELSTILAKAEVNAVLCAQGLRGELDGVSGLPAMLCFGADGAELEQRMAAHDAPFAACDTAADDVCLISFTSGTTGVPKGTMHMHRDLLAICDCFPRSMLQVRADDIFIGTPPLAFTFGLGGLLLFPLRFGAATVLLEKLTPDALLCAIGAYQATICFTAPTFYRQMAPLAASHDVRSLRLSVSAGEALPLATRDAWQAATGLAMTDGIGATEMLHIFISATGEGIRRGAIGKAIPGYQACIVDDAGVPQPPGVTGRLAVKGPTGCRYLSDPRQREYVQNGWNLTGDTFEMDADGYFYYCSRSDDMIVSAGYNIAGPEVEEALLRHPAVAECGVVGRADAERGQIVEAHVVLKDGFQPSDLLAAELQDFVRQQIAPYKYPRAIRFLPFLPRTETGKLQRFKLRTDTP, from the coding sequence ATGAGCAGCGACCCTTCGCCTACCACCGCATCTCCCCAGGACAATTTTGCGCGCACGCATTTGCCGCCGCGCGCACTCTGGCCGCAGCTGTGCCTTGATTTACCCGAGCTGCAGTATCCGCCGCGTCTCAATTGCGTCGCCGCGCTGCTTGATGCGGCCGTGGCCAGCGGTGGCGGCGGGCGCACCGCCATCCTTGCCGATGGCCAGCGCTGGACTTACGCCGAGCTGGCGCGACAAGTCGACCGCATCGCCCACGTGCTGTGCAGCGACCTGCGCCTGATCCCCGGCAACCGCGTGCTGCTGCGCGGCGCGAATACCCCGATGATGGCGGCCTGCCTGCTGGCCGTGCTGAAAGCCGGCTGCATCGCCGTGCCCACCATGCCGCTGCTGCGCGCGCGCGAATTGTCCACCATCCTGGCCAAGGCGGAAGTGAACGCCGTGCTGTGCGCGCAGGGCTTGCGCGGGGAGCTCGATGGGGTGTCCGGCTTGCCCGCCATGCTGTGCTTTGGCGCCGATGGCGCCGAACTGGAACAGCGCATGGCCGCCCACGATGCACCCTTTGCCGCATGCGACACGGCGGCCGACGACGTCTGCCTGATCAGCTTTACCTCGGGTACGACGGGCGTCCCCAAAGGCACCATGCACATGCACCGCGACCTGCTGGCCATCTGCGACTGCTTCCCCCGCTCCATGCTGCAGGTGCGCGCCGACGATATCTTTATCGGCACGCCGCCGCTGGCGTTCACCTTCGGCCTGGGTGGCCTGCTGTTGTTTCCCCTGCGCTTCGGCGCCGCTACCGTACTGCTGGAAAAACTCACGCCCGACGCCTTGCTGTGCGCCATCGGCGCCTATCAAGCCACCATCTGCTTCACGGCGCCCACCTTTTACCGCCAGATGGCGCCTCTGGCTGCCAGCCACGACGTGCGCAGCCTGCGCCTGTCCGTGTCGGCCGGCGAGGCGCTGCCGCTGGCCACGCGCGACGCCTGGCAGGCGGCGACGGGACTGGCCATGACGGACGGCATCGGCGCTACCGAAATGCTGCACATCTTCATTTCCGCCACGGGCGAGGGCATCCGCCGCGGTGCCATCGGCAAGGCCATTCCCGGCTACCAGGCGTGCATCGTCGATGACGCCGGCGTGCCGCAGCCGCCCGGCGTGACGGGCCGCCTGGCTGTGAAAGGTCCCACCGGTTGCCGTTACCTGTCCGACCCGCGCCAGCGCGAGTATGTGCAGAACGGCTGGAACCTGACGGGCGACACCTTCGAGATGGATGCGGATGGCTATTTCTATTACTGCTCGCGCAGCGATGACATGATCGTCTCGGCCGGCTACAACATCGCCGGCCCGGAAGTGGAAGAGGCGTTGCTGCGTCATCCGGCCGTGGCCGAATGTGGCGTGGTCGGGCGCGCCGATGCCGAACGTGGCCAGATCGTCGAGGCGCACGTGGTGCTGAAGGACGGATTCCAGCCCAGCGACCTGCTGGCGGCCGAACTGCAGGACTTCGTGCGCCAGCAGATCGCCCCGTATAAATACCCGCGCGCCATCCGCTTCCTGCCTTTCCTGCCGCGCACGGAAACGGGCAAGCTGCAGCGCTTCAAACTTCGCACGGATACTCCATGA
- a CDS encoding response regulator: MKVLVVDDDVVSRMVLMHLIDSCGVHDIVEAEDGAAAWEQLEGGLRPSLCFCDLRMPRLSGMELLQKIRADSALDAMPLILVSSANDQDTVRDAVQAGAAGYIVKPFQPEQVRQHIDACFDVSALPAEAPCDTLQRLGIDSERLQAYLTGFQGQIVAASEQVDALLARGEPAQARQQLERLHLGCRTLGLHGAEAGMMALLQAAVLDGEEMQTALAALARSVAQQARLLRQQNDPD; encoded by the coding sequence ATGAAAGTACTGGTGGTCGACGATGATGTCGTGTCGCGCATGGTATTGATGCATCTGATCGACAGCTGCGGCGTGCACGATATCGTGGAAGCCGAGGATGGCGCGGCAGCGTGGGAGCAGCTCGAAGGTGGTTTGCGCCCTTCGCTGTGCTTTTGCGACTTGCGCATGCCACGCCTGTCCGGCATGGAGCTGCTGCAGAAAATCCGCGCCGACAGCGCGCTCGATGCCATGCCGCTAATATTGGTATCGTCGGCCAATGACCAGGACACGGTGCGTGACGCCGTGCAGGCCGGTGCTGCCGGCTACATCGTCAAGCCCTTCCAGCCGGAGCAGGTGCGCCAGCATATCGACGCCTGTTTCGACGTCTCGGCCTTGCCGGCCGAGGCGCCGTGCGACACGCTGCAGCGGCTGGGTATCGACAGCGAACGCCTGCAGGCGTATCTGACGGGCTTCCAGGGCCAGATAGTCGCCGCCAGCGAACAGGTCGACGCCTTGCTGGCGCGCGGCGAACCGGCCCAGGCGCGCCAGCAGCTCGAACGGCTGCACCTCGGTTGCCGCACCCTCGGTTTACATGGCGCGGAAGCTGGCATGATGGCCCTGCTGCAGGCAGCGGTACTCGATGGCGAGGAGATGCAAACGGCCCTGGCCGCGCTGGCGCGCAGCGTGGCGCAGCAGGCGCGGCTGCTGCGGCAACAGAACGACCCTGACTGA
- a CDS encoding bifunctional salicylyl-CoA 5-hydroxylase/oxidoreductase, which yields MNIVCIGGGPAGLYFSLLMKKQNPAHRITVIERNRPYDTFGWGVVFSDQTLGNLANADEPTARAILQAFNHWDDIEIHFKGETVRSGGHGFCGIGRKRLLNILQARCEELGVELVFETEVQDDQAIARQYGADLVIASDGLNSRIRTRYAASYQPEVDQRHCRFVWLGTRKKFEAFTFAFRQTPHGWFQAHIYQYDGETSTFIVETPEHVWRAAGLDAMSQEAGIAFCEALFAKELDGHGLLSNSPHLRGSAQWITFPRIVCRQWVHQQDGVPVVLMGDAAHTAHYSIGSGTKLALEDAIELARCFGQHADTDAALGAYQQLRAIEVLKIQSAARNSMEWFENVERYSAMEAPQFAYSMLTRSQRISHENLRLRDPAYVADYEQWLARRAGEQAGVAMRDEALPPMLTPFRLRGVLLKNRIAVSPMAQYSAVDGVAGDYHLMHLGARAMGGAGLVFAEMTCVSADARITPACPGMYSEAHTQAWRRIVDFVHANSDAKIALQLGHAGPKGSTRPMWDGIDLPLREGNWPLLAASEQQYLAGVSQTARAATEADLARIEQDFVRATLAAAVAGFDWLELHCAHGYLLSSFISPLTNRRTDEYGGSLEKRCRYPLRVFRAMRAAWPQDKPMSVRISAHDWVEGGITPDDAVVIARLFKQAGADLIDCSSGQVSKLEQPVYGRMFQAPFADRVRNEAGIASMAVGSIFEADHANSIIAAGRADLCAVGRPHLANPAWTLTEMARIGYSGAGAGATWPKQYRPGQQQLERNLQRERQLAAANTGLTPQQVAARLLEG from the coding sequence ATGAATATTGTCTGCATCGGCGGCGGTCCCGCCGGCCTGTATTTCAGCCTGCTCATGAAAAAGCAGAACCCCGCGCACCGCATCACCGTCATCGAGCGCAATCGCCCGTACGACACGTTTGGCTGGGGCGTGGTGTTTTCCGACCAGACCCTGGGCAACCTGGCCAACGCGGACGAGCCGACGGCGCGCGCCATCCTGCAGGCGTTCAACCACTGGGACGATATCGAAATCCACTTCAAGGGCGAGACCGTGCGTTCCGGCGGCCATGGCTTTTGCGGCATCGGCCGCAAGCGCCTGCTCAACATCCTGCAGGCGCGCTGCGAGGAACTTGGCGTGGAGCTGGTATTCGAGACGGAAGTGCAGGACGACCAGGCCATCGCGCGCCAGTACGGCGCCGATCTGGTGATCGCCAGCGACGGCTTGAACAGCCGCATCCGCACGCGCTATGCGGCCAGCTACCAGCCCGAGGTCGACCAGCGCCATTGCCGCTTCGTCTGGCTGGGCACGCGCAAGAAATTCGAGGCCTTCACGTTTGCCTTTCGCCAGACGCCACACGGCTGGTTTCAGGCGCATATCTACCAGTATGACGGCGAGACCTCGACCTTCATCGTCGAAACGCCCGAACACGTGTGGCGCGCGGCGGGCTTGGATGCCATGAGCCAGGAAGCGGGCATCGCCTTTTGCGAAGCCCTGTTCGCCAAGGAGCTCGATGGCCATGGTTTGCTGAGCAATTCGCCGCACTTGCGCGGCTCGGCGCAGTGGATCACCTTCCCGCGCATCGTCTGCCGGCAATGGGTGCATCAGCAGGATGGCGTGCCCGTCGTGCTGATGGGCGACGCTGCCCACACGGCGCATTACTCGATCGGCTCGGGCACCAAGCTGGCGCTGGAAGACGCCATCGAGCTGGCGCGCTGCTTCGGCCAGCATGCCGATACCGATGCTGCGCTGGGCGCCTACCAGCAGCTGCGCGCCATCGAGGTGCTGAAAATCCAGAGCGCGGCGCGCAATTCCATGGAATGGTTTGAAAACGTCGAGCGCTACAGCGCCATGGAGGCGCCGCAGTTCGCCTATTCCATGCTCACGCGCAGCCAGCGCATTTCGCATGAAAACCTGCGCCTGCGCGACCCCGCGTATGTGGCCGACTATGAACAATGGCTGGCGCGGCGCGCGGGCGAGCAGGCTGGCGTCGCGATGCGGGACGAGGCCCTGCCGCCCATGCTCACGCCGTTTCGCCTGCGCGGCGTGCTGCTGAAAAACCGCATCGCCGTCTCGCCGATGGCGCAGTACAGCGCCGTCGATGGCGTGGCGGGCGACTACCATCTGATGCACCTGGGCGCGCGCGCCATGGGCGGCGCGGGTCTCGTGTTTGCCGAGATGACCTGCGTATCGGCCGATGCGCGCATCACGCCCGCCTGCCCCGGCATGTACAGCGAAGCGCATACGCAGGCCTGGCGCCGCATTGTCGATTTCGTGCATGCCAACAGCGATGCGAAGATTGCCCTGCAACTGGGTCACGCGGGGCCGAAAGGCTCGACGCGGCCCATGTGGGACGGCATCGACCTGCCGCTCAGGGAGGGCAACTGGCCGCTGCTGGCGGCCTCGGAACAGCAGTACCTGGCCGGCGTATCGCAAACAGCGCGTGCGGCCACGGAGGCCGACCTGGCGCGCATCGAGCAGGACTTCGTGCGCGCCACCCTGGCTGCGGCCGTCGCCGGCTTCGACTGGCTGGAACTGCATTGCGCGCACGGCTATCTGTTGTCGAGTTTTATCTCGCCGCTGACCAACCGCCGCACGGACGAGTATGGCGGCAGCCTGGAAAAACGCTGCCGCTATCCCTTGCGCGTGTTCCGCGCCATGCGCGCCGCCTGGCCGCAAGATAAGCCCATGAGCGTGCGCATCTCGGCCCACGACTGGGTCGAAGGCGGCATCACGCCCGACGATGCGGTCGTCATCGCGCGCCTGTTCAAGCAGGCGGGCGCCGACCTGATCGATTGTTCCTCGGGCCAGGTCAGCAAGCTGGAACAGCCCGTATATGGGCGCATGTTCCAGGCGCCGTTCGCCGACCGCGTGCGCAATGAAGCCGGCATTGCCAGCATGGCCGTCGGCTCGATTTTTGAAGCCGACCACGCCAATAGCATCATCGCTGCCGGGCGCGCCGACCTGTGCGCCGTGGGCCGCCCGCACCTGGCCAACCCGGCCTGGACCCTGACGGAAATGGCGCGCATCGGTTACAGCGGCGCCGGGGCAGGCGCAACTTGGCCGAAACAGTACCGGCCGGGCCAGCAGCAGCTGGAACGCAATCTGCAGCGCGAGCGGCAGCTGGCCGCCGCCAATACGGGCCTCACCCCGCAACAGGTGGCCGCGCGGCTGCTGGAAGGATGA